DNA from Algisphaera agarilytica:
GCCAGCGCCAACTGGTACGACCGCACCGGCGAGAACGTCTCGGCCGCCCTGCTCTACCGACGCCTGATTCAAGAATACTCCGACACCACCGCGGCCCGCGACGCGGTCGCCCGGCTCGAAGCCATGGGCGAGCCGCCGGTGCTGCCCGAAGACGAGGGGGACGAGTGATGAAGAGCCAATCGCATCCCCTCCAACGTTTAGCGGGCGATCGCAGATCGCCAGGGCTCCTGGTGATCGCCCTCTTTGTGCTGTCCGGTGTCGGCTGCGGCTACTCCACCGCGGAGCTGTTCCCCGAGGAGTACCAGAGCGTGGCGGTGCCCATCTTTGACAACCGCACGTTCTACCGGGGCATCGAATACGACCTGACCGAGGCGTTGGTCAAGGAGATCGAGCAGCGTACGCCGTACAAGACGATGGACGCCAACGTGGCGGACACGCTGCTGTCGGGCACGGTTTCGAGCGTCGTCGTGCAGCAGCTCAGCCGGACCCGGGAAGGCGGCCTGCCCCAGGAGGTCCAGGTCACCGTCACGATCGACTACGACTGGACCGACCAGCGGAGCGGGGCCAAGATCACCAGCCGACGCAACTTCTCCGGCGTGGGCCGATACGTGCCCACCCAGCCCGTGGGCGAATCCTTTGAGATCGGCCAGCACGCGGCGGTCCAGCGGCTGGCCCGGGACGTGGTCTCGT
Protein-coding regions in this window:
- a CDS encoding LptE family protein, coding for MIALFVLSGVGCGYSTAELFPEEYQSVAVPIFDNRTFYRGIEYDLTEALVKEIEQRTPYKTMDANVADTLLSGTVSSVVVQQLSRTREGGLPQEVQVTVTIDYDWTDQRSGAKITSRRNFSGVGRYVPTQPVGESFEIGQHAAVQRLARDVVSSLRGDW